The following are from one region of the Saimiri boliviensis isolate mSaiBol1 chromosome 18, mSaiBol1.pri, whole genome shotgun sequence genome:
- the HEMK2 gene encoding methyltransferase N6AMT1 isoform X1, giving the protein MAALSFPTPLHGHVGRGAFSDVYEPAEDTFLLLDVLEAAAAELAGVEICLEVGAGSGVVSAFLASMIGPQALYVCTDINPEAAACTLETARCNRVHIQPVITDLVKGLLPRLKEKVDLLVFNPPYVVTPPEEVGSHGIEAAWAGGRNGREVMDRFFPLVSDLLSPRGLFYLVTIKENNPEEILKIMKTKGLQGTTALSRQAGQETLSVLKFTRS; this is encoded by the exons ATGGCAGCCCTGAGCTTCCCCACGCCGTTGCACGGACACGTGGGCCGCGGCGCCTTCAGCGACGTGTACGAGCCCGCGGAGGACACGTTCCTGCTTTTGGACGTGCTCGAGGCAGCGGCTGCCGAGCTGGCGGG agtggAAATATGCCTGGAAGTAGGGGCAGGGTCTGGTGTAGTATCTGCATTCCTAGCCTCTATGATAGGTCCTCAGGCTTTGTACGT GTGTACTGATATCAACCCTGAGGCAGCAGCTTGTACCCTAGAGACAGCACGCTGTAACAGAGTCCACATTCAACCAGTTATTACAGATTTG GTCAAAGGCTTGCTACCAAGATTGAAGGAAAAAGTTGATCTTCTGGTGTTTAATCCCCCCTATGTAGTGACTCCGCCTGAAGAG GTAGGAAGTCACGGAATAGAGGCAGCTTGGGCTGGTGGCAGAAATGGTCGGGAAGTCATGGACAGGTTTTTTCCCCTGGTTTCAGATCTCCTTTCACCAAGAGGATTATTCTATTTAGTTACCATTAAAGAAAACAACCCAG aagaaattttgaaaataatgaagaCAAAAGGTCTACAAGGAACCACTGCACTTTCTAGACAAGCAGGCCAAGAAACTCTTTCAGTCCTCAAGTTCACCAGGTCCTAG
- the HEMK2 gene encoding methyltransferase N6AMT1 isoform X2 — translation MAALSFPTPLHGHVGRGAFSDVYEPAEDTFLLLDVLEAAAAELAGVEICLEVGAGSGVVSAFLASMIGPQALYVCTDINPEAAACTLETARCNRVHIQPVITDLVGSHGIEAAWAGGRNGREVMDRFFPLVSDLLSPRGLFYLVTIKENNPEEILKIMKTKGLQGTTALSRQAGQETLSVLKFTRS, via the exons ATGGCAGCCCTGAGCTTCCCCACGCCGTTGCACGGACACGTGGGCCGCGGCGCCTTCAGCGACGTGTACGAGCCCGCGGAGGACACGTTCCTGCTTTTGGACGTGCTCGAGGCAGCGGCTGCCGAGCTGGCGGG agtggAAATATGCCTGGAAGTAGGGGCAGGGTCTGGTGTAGTATCTGCATTCCTAGCCTCTATGATAGGTCCTCAGGCTTTGTACGT GTGTACTGATATCAACCCTGAGGCAGCAGCTTGTACCCTAGAGACAGCACGCTGTAACAGAGTCCACATTCAACCAGTTATTACAGATTTG GTAGGAAGTCACGGAATAGAGGCAGCTTGGGCTGGTGGCAGAAATGGTCGGGAAGTCATGGACAGGTTTTTTCCCCTGGTTTCAGATCTCCTTTCACCAAGAGGATTATTCTATTTAGTTACCATTAAAGAAAACAACCCAG aagaaattttgaaaataatgaagaCAAAAGGTCTACAAGGAACCACTGCACTTTCTAGACAAGCAGGCCAAGAAACTCTTTCAGTCCTCAAGTTCACCAGGTCCTAG